From Canis lupus familiaris isolate Mischka breed German Shepherd chromosome 16, alternate assembly UU_Cfam_GSD_1.0, whole genome shotgun sequence, one genomic window encodes:
- the ADCK2 gene encoding uncharacterized aarF domain-containing protein kinase 2 isoform X1 — MMVTPWRLSIRVCLSHLRGFELRKELGLLRSSGSSRNTRLCWLLLGTLPKLISASGDTGEGAPEGGRHRRVDWSDLAENGPLHSVSQEGRLGCLFLHLRMWLRAGALLMKFFPLLLFYPLTYLAPSVSGLWLYLLLKATETSGPTYIKLGQWASTRRDLFSEAFCAQFSKLHVRVTPHSWTHTEHFLRQAFGEDWGRVLHFEKKEPVGSGCVAQVYKARANPAFLEDDSVQRLAKASCLQPSSEAGAVGRLGELFGHLGKGWRFQGSLADQSLLERLLLPKSDPLGSNAVMSQASVPADQPKPDHLIPVAVKVLHPGLLSQVQMDLLLMKMGSRVLALLPGIKWLSLPEIVEEFEKLMVHQIDLRYEARNLEHFQCNFLNVNSVKFPTPLRPFVTRDVLVETYEESVPVSSYQQAGIPVDLKKKIARLGINMLLKMIFVDNFVHADLHPGNILVQGADGLSRSQEAQLQQMDVCDTLVATMAPARCPLRLVLLDAGIVAELQATDLSNFRAVFLAVAMGQGQRVAELILHHARASECRDVEGFKAEMATLVTQARKDTITLEKLQVASLLSNVFKLLMTHKVKLESNFASIVFAIMVLEGLGRSLDPKLDILEAAKPFLLKGPGLSR, encoded by the exons ATGATGGTGACTCCCTGGCGCTTGTCCATCAGGGTCTGCTTGTCGCACCTAAGGGGTTTTGAGCTCAGAAAAGAACTCGGCCTTTTAAGATCATCTGGGAGCTCCCGTAATACCAGACTCTGTTGGCTTCTGCTTGGCACTTTACCCAAACTCATCTCAGCCTCTGGGGACACGGGTGAAGGGGCCCCTGAGGGCGGGCGCCATCGAAGAGTTGACTGGAGTGACCTGGCCGAAAATGGGCCACTGCACAGCGTCTCCCAAGAGGGGCGGCTGGGATGCCTCTTTCTGCACCTTCGTATGTGGCTCCGGGCTGGGGCTCTCTTGATGAAATTTTTCCCGCTCCTTCTCTTCTACCCCCTCACCTACCTGGCTCCCAGCGTCTCCGGCCTCTGGCTCTACCTGCTTCTGAAAGCCACCGAGACCTCAGGCCCAACATACATCAAACTGGGCCAGTGGGCCAGCACCCGGCGTGATCTCTTCTCTGAGGCCTTCTGTGCCCAGTTCTCCAAGCTGCACGTCCGGGTGACCCCACACTCTTGGACTCACACCGAGCACTTCCTGCGCCAGGCATTTGGGGAGGATTGGGGGAGGGTCCTCCACTTTGAGAAGAAGGAGCCTGTGGGTTCGGGCTGTGTGGCCCAGGTGTATAAAGCGCGTGCCAATCCTGCCTTCCTGGAGGATGACAGCGTCCAGAGACTTGCGAAGGCCTCCTGCCTGCAGCCTTCTTCAGAAGCTGGGGCAGTCGGGAGGCTGGGGGAGCTCTTCGGACAcctggggaaggggtggaggttTCAAGGAAGTCTTGCCGACCAGTCACTTCTAGAAAGGCTGCTCCTTCCTAAATCTGACCCACTTGGATCAAATGCAGTCATGTCTCAGGCTTCAGTGCCTGCCGACCAACCTAAGCCAGATCACCTCATCCCCGTGGCAGTGAAG GTGCTGCACCCCGGCTTGCTGTCCCAGGTGCAGATGGACCTGCTGCTGATGAAGATGGGCAGCCGAGTCCTTGCGCTTTTGCCAGGAATCAAGTGGCTTAGCTTGCCTGAGATTGTGGAGGAGTTTGAGAAGCTCATGGTCCATCAG ATCGACCTGCGTTATGAAGCTCGGAATCTAGAACACTTCCAGTGCAACTTCCTGAATGTGAATTCCGTCAAATTCCCCACCCCTCTGCGTCCCTTTGTCACCAGGGATGTCTTGGTGGAAACGTACGAG GAAAGTGTGCCTGTGTCCAGTTACCAGCAGGCGGGGATTCCTGTTGACTTGAAGAAGAAGATTGCCCGGCTGGGGATCAACATGCTCCTGAAGATG ATATTTGTGGACAACTTCGTCCATGCAGACCTCCACCCTGGGAACATCCTGGTCCAGGGTGCTGACGGTCTTTCCAGGAGTCAGGAGGCACAGCTGCAGCAGATGGATGTCTGTGACACGCTGGTGGCAACCATGGCACCTGCCCGCTGCCCACTGCGCCTGGTGCTGCTGGATGCCGGCATCGTGGCTGAGCTGCAGGCCACTGACCTGAGCAACTTCCGGGCCGTTTTCTTGGCTGTGGCAATGGGGCAG GGCCAGAGAGTGGCTGAGCTCATCCTGCATCATGCCCGGGCCAGCGAGTGCAGGGACGTGGAGGGCTTCAAGGCTGAGATGGCCACGCTGGTGACCCAGGCCAGGAAGGACACCATCACCCTGGAAAAG ctTCAAGTTGCCAGCCTCCTGTCGAATGTCTTTAAGTTACTGATGACTCACAAG gTAAAGCTAGAGAGCAACTTTGCCTCCATTGTGTTTGCCATCATGGTGTTGGAGGGGCTTGGCCGCTCACTGGACCCCAAAC
- the ADCK2 gene encoding uncharacterized aarF domain-containing protein kinase 2 isoform X2, which translates to MMVTPWRLSIRVCLSHLRGFELRKELGLLRSSGSSRNTRLCWLLLGTLPKLISASGDTGEGAPEGGRHRRVDWSDLAENGPLHSVSQEGRLGCLFLHLRMWLRAGALLMKFFPLLLFYPLTYLAPSVSGLWLYLLLKATETSGPTYIKLGQWASTRRDLFSEAFCAQFSKLHVRVTPHSWTHTEHFLRQAFGEDWGRVLHFEKKEPVGSGCVAQVYKARANPAFLEDDSVQRLAKASCLQPSSEAGAVGRLGELFGHLGKGWRFQGSLADQSLLERLLLPKSDPLGSNAVMSQASVPADQPKPDHLIPVAVKVLHPGLLSQVQMDLLLMKMGSRVLALLPGIKWLSLPEIVEEFEKLMVHQIDLRYEARNLEHFQCNFLNVNSVKFPTPLRPFVTRDVLVETYEESVPVSSYQQAGIPVDLKKKIARLGINMLLKMGQRVAELILHHARASECRDVEGFKAEMATLVTQARKDTITLEKLQVASLLSNVFKLLMTHKVKLESNFASIVFAIMVLEGLGRSLDPKLDILEAAKPFLLKGPGLSR; encoded by the exons ATGATGGTGACTCCCTGGCGCTTGTCCATCAGGGTCTGCTTGTCGCACCTAAGGGGTTTTGAGCTCAGAAAAGAACTCGGCCTTTTAAGATCATCTGGGAGCTCCCGTAATACCAGACTCTGTTGGCTTCTGCTTGGCACTTTACCCAAACTCATCTCAGCCTCTGGGGACACGGGTGAAGGGGCCCCTGAGGGCGGGCGCCATCGAAGAGTTGACTGGAGTGACCTGGCCGAAAATGGGCCACTGCACAGCGTCTCCCAAGAGGGGCGGCTGGGATGCCTCTTTCTGCACCTTCGTATGTGGCTCCGGGCTGGGGCTCTCTTGATGAAATTTTTCCCGCTCCTTCTCTTCTACCCCCTCACCTACCTGGCTCCCAGCGTCTCCGGCCTCTGGCTCTACCTGCTTCTGAAAGCCACCGAGACCTCAGGCCCAACATACATCAAACTGGGCCAGTGGGCCAGCACCCGGCGTGATCTCTTCTCTGAGGCCTTCTGTGCCCAGTTCTCCAAGCTGCACGTCCGGGTGACCCCACACTCTTGGACTCACACCGAGCACTTCCTGCGCCAGGCATTTGGGGAGGATTGGGGGAGGGTCCTCCACTTTGAGAAGAAGGAGCCTGTGGGTTCGGGCTGTGTGGCCCAGGTGTATAAAGCGCGTGCCAATCCTGCCTTCCTGGAGGATGACAGCGTCCAGAGACTTGCGAAGGCCTCCTGCCTGCAGCCTTCTTCAGAAGCTGGGGCAGTCGGGAGGCTGGGGGAGCTCTTCGGACAcctggggaaggggtggaggttTCAAGGAAGTCTTGCCGACCAGTCACTTCTAGAAAGGCTGCTCCTTCCTAAATCTGACCCACTTGGATCAAATGCAGTCATGTCTCAGGCTTCAGTGCCTGCCGACCAACCTAAGCCAGATCACCTCATCCCCGTGGCAGTGAAG GTGCTGCACCCCGGCTTGCTGTCCCAGGTGCAGATGGACCTGCTGCTGATGAAGATGGGCAGCCGAGTCCTTGCGCTTTTGCCAGGAATCAAGTGGCTTAGCTTGCCTGAGATTGTGGAGGAGTTTGAGAAGCTCATGGTCCATCAG ATCGACCTGCGTTATGAAGCTCGGAATCTAGAACACTTCCAGTGCAACTTCCTGAATGTGAATTCCGTCAAATTCCCCACCCCTCTGCGTCCCTTTGTCACCAGGGATGTCTTGGTGGAAACGTACGAG GAAAGTGTGCCTGTGTCCAGTTACCAGCAGGCGGGGATTCCTGTTGACTTGAAGAAGAAGATTGCCCGGCTGGGGATCAACATGCTCCTGAAGATG GGCCAGAGAGTGGCTGAGCTCATCCTGCATCATGCCCGGGCCAGCGAGTGCAGGGACGTGGAGGGCTTCAAGGCTGAGATGGCCACGCTGGTGACCCAGGCCAGGAAGGACACCATCACCCTGGAAAAG ctTCAAGTTGCCAGCCTCCTGTCGAATGTCTTTAAGTTACTGATGACTCACAAG gTAAAGCTAGAGAGCAACTTTGCCTCCATTGTGTTTGCCATCATGGTGTTGGAGGGGCTTGGCCGCTCACTGGACCCCAAAC